A window from Fictibacillus halophilus encodes these proteins:
- the alr gene encoding alanine racemase yields MDKHHYYRDTWAEIDLDKISQNIKSFKRHLPEQKIMAVVKANGYGHGAFQVAEEALKSGAEWLAVAMLDEGLALRKQGITAPILVMNRVRPEYANLAAENEISLTVFQKEWLIEAESYVKETNQRVKVHLKIDTGMGRVGFREESELQEVAHFIKQSSLFEAEGVFTHFATADEWESELFEKQRKRFDKYIDLLQSWGLNPPLVHSANSAAALRKVKGPFNLVRLGISMYGLAPSTELKQDLPFSLEEAFSLHSRVIHVKKLMPGDTVSYGATYTATEEEWVGTLPIGYADGWQRRFSPGASVLIKGERMPIIGRICMDQCMVRLPKRMDVGEVATLIGNQQTETIEMDEIARIAKTINYEIPCLISARVPRVYKKKGRILENMNVILNF; encoded by the coding sequence ATGGATAAACATCATTATTATCGAGACACTTGGGCGGAAATCGACCTAGACAAGATCAGTCAAAATATAAAATCTTTTAAGAGACATCTCCCTGAACAAAAAATTATGGCTGTCGTAAAAGCGAACGGATACGGCCATGGAGCTTTTCAAGTTGCAGAAGAGGCATTAAAATCAGGAGCAGAGTGGCTAGCTGTTGCGATGCTTGATGAAGGATTAGCTCTGCGTAAACAAGGAATCACAGCACCGATTTTAGTTATGAACCGGGTACGTCCGGAATATGCTAATCTTGCGGCAGAAAATGAAATAAGCCTTACAGTCTTTCAAAAAGAATGGTTGATTGAGGCAGAATCATATGTGAAAGAAACAAATCAACGTGTAAAGGTTCATCTGAAGATCGACACGGGTATGGGGCGAGTTGGATTTAGAGAAGAAAGTGAGCTGCAAGAAGTAGCGCACTTCATCAAACAATCTTCTCTCTTTGAAGCAGAAGGGGTATTTACCCATTTTGCAACAGCTGATGAATGGGAATCAGAACTTTTTGAGAAACAGAGAAAAAGGTTTGATAAATATATAGACTTGCTGCAATCATGGGGATTGAATCCACCTCTCGTTCACAGTGCCAATAGCGCAGCAGCTCTCAGGAAAGTGAAAGGGCCATTCAATCTTGTTCGCCTAGGAATCAGCATGTACGGTTTGGCGCCATCTACTGAATTAAAACAAGACTTGCCTTTTTCTCTAGAAGAGGCGTTCAGCCTTCATTCCAGGGTCATTCATGTTAAAAAACTGATGCCTGGGGATACTGTAAGCTATGGAGCTACTTATACAGCAACAGAAGAAGAGTGGGTAGGTACACTTCCAATCGGCTATGCGGACGGCTGGCAAAGAAGATTTTCTCCAGGAGCCTCGGTGCTTATAAAGGGCGAACGGATGCCAATCATCGGCAGAATCTGTATGGATCAATGCATGGTTAGGCTGCCAAAGAGAATGGATGTTGGTGAAGTTGCTACTTTAATAGGAAATCAGCAGACAGAAACAATAGAAATGGATGAGATCGCGCGTATCGCGAAAACGATAAATTATGAAATTCCGTGCCTCATTTCTGCTCGAGTGCCGAGAGTTTATAAGAAAAAGGGTCGAATTTTAGAAAATATGAATGTAATTCTAAATTTTTAG
- a CDS encoding CopG family ribbon-helix-helix protein: MSELNTKRIVISLPQKLLSEVDRVIKKENLDRSEFIHQATEMFLRERKNKRQFRDEMKQGYMEMAKINLTIASEAFMLEEEADHTLDRLVSGV; the protein is encoded by the coding sequence GTGTCCGAATTGAACACAAAACGAATAGTGATTAGTCTTCCTCAGAAATTACTTAGTGAGGTAGATCGCGTCATAAAAAAAGAGAATTTGGACCGCAGCGAATTTATCCATCAAGCTACTGAGATGTTTCTTCGTGAGCGGAAGAATAAGCGTCAGTTTCGTGATGAGATGAAACAGGGTTACATGGAAATGGCTAAGATCAATCTAACGATTGCTTCAGAAGCATTTATGTTAGAGGAGGAAGCCGATCATACCTTGGACCGCTTAGTTAGCGGGGTGTAG
- a CDS encoding type II toxin-antitoxin system PemK/MazF family toxin, with protein sequence MIVKRGDVYFADLSPVVGSEQGGIRPVLIIQNDIGNRFSPTVIVAAITAQIQKAKLPTHVEIDSKKYGFERDSVILLEQIRTIDKQRLTDKITQLDEDMMRRVDDALQISTGLVDF encoded by the coding sequence TTGATAGTCAAACGCGGAGACGTTTACTTTGCAGATCTTTCACCGGTAGTTGGATCAGAACAAGGCGGAATTCGGCCTGTCCTGATCATTCAGAATGATATCGGGAACCGTTTTAGCCCTACTGTTATCGTAGCAGCAATCACAGCTCAAATTCAGAAAGCTAAGCTTCCAACACACGTTGAAATAGATTCGAAAAAATACGGCTTTGAACGGGATTCAGTTATTTTGCTTGAACAGATCAGGACGATTGACAAGCAAAGATTAACAGATAAAATAACACAACTGGATGAAGACATGATGCGCAGGGTAGACGACGCATTGCAGATCAGTACTGGTCTGGTTGATTTTTAA
- a CDS encoding STAS domain-containing protein, giving the protein MDNLIVQMINENQETLKNNWLNEVKLFKEKELIGTTLKFSEETDQQFFAMLIKHINFHDISKDGTLDDFFDQVLHTGLPLSYLTQGLQAARRVVLNLLVETENDKEKVAAVYREIDRWLDPILNRVVENSSQIWERTVSVQKTALLELSAPLIPVFKNISVMPLIGSIDTERAKLIMENLLNGVIKYRSEVVLIDITGVPVVDTMVAHHIIQAADAVRLLGSTCILVGIRPEIAQTIVSLGIDLSLFPTKSTLQKGMENALEITNQQLISNK; this is encoded by the coding sequence TTGGACAACTTGATTGTACAGATGATCAATGAAAATCAAGAAACCCTAAAAAATAATTGGCTTAATGAAGTTAAGCTCTTTAAAGAAAAAGAACTGATTGGAACAACTTTAAAGTTTAGTGAAGAAACGGACCAACAGTTTTTTGCTATGTTAATCAAGCACATCAATTTTCACGATATTTCTAAAGACGGAACACTTGATGATTTTTTTGATCAAGTTCTTCATACAGGTTTACCATTAAGTTATTTAACGCAAGGACTTCAAGCGGCACGTCGTGTCGTGTTAAATCTTTTAGTCGAGACGGAAAACGACAAAGAGAAAGTAGCGGCTGTTTACCGCGAGATCGATCGCTGGTTAGACCCGATTCTGAATCGTGTTGTAGAAAACTCATCTCAGATTTGGGAGAGAACGGTTTCCGTACAAAAGACAGCATTATTAGAGCTTTCCGCTCCATTGATTCCAGTTTTCAAAAACATTAGTGTTATGCCTCTTATCGGATCCATTGATACAGAACGCGCGAAACTGATTATGGAAAACCTTTTGAACGGAGTGATTAAATACCGCTCAGAAGTAGTACTCATTGACATAACGGGTGTACCGGTCGTGGATACGATGGTAGCTCATCATATTATTCAAGCAGCAGATGCTGTGCGTTTATTAGGTTCTACGTGTATCCTAGTAGGAATACGTCCTGAAATCGCTCAAACAATCGTAAGCTTAGGAATCGATCTAAGCTTGTTCCCTACGAAAAGTACGCTTCAAAAGGGTATGGAAAACGCTCTTGAAATTACAAACCAGCAGTTAATTAGCAATAAATAG
- a CDS encoding STAS domain-containing protein has translation MRIPILKLHEYLLITIQVEMDDQTALQFQEDLLNKIHDTGAKGVVIDLTSVDMIDSFIAKVLGDVVRMSKLMGAQVVLTGIQPAVAITLIDLGISMREVSTALDLEQGLDKLRLELEG, from the coding sequence ATGAGAATTCCTATTTTGAAATTGCACGAATATTTATTGATCACCATCCAAGTTGAAATGGATGATCAGACAGCTCTTCAATTTCAAGAAGACTTGCTAAATAAAATTCACGATACAGGTGCGAAAGGAGTTGTTATTGACTTAACGTCAGTAGATATGATCGACTCCTTTATAGCTAAAGTTCTTGGAGATGTGGTGAGGATGTCAAAATTAATGGGAGCTCAAGTTGTATTAACAGGAATACAACCAGCAGTTGCTATTACTTTAATTGATCTTGGAATTTCAATGAGGGAAGTTTCGACAGCACTTGACTTAGAACAGGGGCTTGATAAATTGCGTCTGGAACTGGAGGGATGA